One genomic segment of Cellulophaga sp. HaHaR_3_176 includes these proteins:
- a CDS encoding EcsC family protein has translation MSKLISTAKLTESDLKILTNAKQQMEEIGWAMKGLNSVGNIIQNKVELLPQKQQKWLQEVSYNVLQKVVKTNLLSMKTNKLVTTPLNNTYKALVTSSGILGGTFGVIAFSADLAVATKFMMRSIMDIARSEGEDLTALDTQLACLQVFALGGKSKHDDNLETGYYATRITLNSTVKGATTGAGKLAAGMLKGSSNPFLQILGAIASRFSVQVSEKFVAQAIPILGAAGGGAINLAFIHHFQRMAHAHFAIRKLERNYGEELIRKSYEQITIH, from the coding sequence ATGTCAAAACTCATATCAACTGCAAAATTAACCGAAAGTGATTTAAAGATTTTAACCAACGCTAAACAGCAAATGGAAGAAATTGGTTGGGCTATGAAGGGATTAAATAGTGTTGGAAATATTATTCAGAATAAAGTAGAGTTGTTACCACAAAAGCAACAAAAATGGCTACAAGAAGTGAGTTATAATGTATTGCAAAAAGTAGTAAAAACCAATTTACTATCAATGAAAACCAATAAACTAGTTACAACTCCCTTAAACAATACATACAAAGCATTGGTTACTTCCTCTGGAATTTTAGGAGGTACTTTTGGTGTCATTGCTTTCTCAGCTGATTTAGCTGTAGCTACAAAGTTTATGATGCGTTCTATTATGGATATTGCTCGTAGCGAAGGCGAAGACCTTACTGCATTGGACACACAACTTGCCTGTTTACAAGTTTTTGCCTTGGGTGGAAAAAGTAAACATGATGACAACCTCGAAACTGGTTATTATGCTACAAGAATCACACTAAATTCTACCGTTAAAGGAGCCACAACTGGTGCTGGAAAATTAGCTGCCGGCATGTTAAAAGGAAGTTCTAACCCGTTTCTACAAATTTTAGGAGCTATTGCCTCGCGGTTTAGTGTACAAGTATCTGAAAAATTTGTTGCACAAGCCATTCCTATACTAGGTGCGGCAGGTGGTGGTGCTATAAACTTAGCATTCATTCATCATTTTCAGCGAATGGCTCACGCTCATTTTGCTATTAGAAAATTAGAACGCAACTACGGAGAAGAACTTATTAGAAAATCTTATGAGCAAATTACAATACACTAA
- a CDS encoding CopD family protein, whose amino-acid sequence MTELYGYIKALHLIFVITWFAGLFYVPRLFINQIEASLRPSPEKEILTKEFKLMTKRLWYIITWPSAILAVLFAVWLLVLFPNWLQQSWMHVKLGFVLLLIFYHIKNHQIFKQLQRDEIKYTSKFMRIWNEGATIILFAVVFLVVLKSAFSWVYGVVGIILLGILLMLGIKLYKKIRDKNPDA is encoded by the coding sequence ATGACAGAATTATACGGTTATATAAAAGCATTGCATTTAATTTTTGTAATCACATGGTTTGCTGGACTTTTTTACGTTCCTAGGCTGTTTATTAACCAAATAGAGGCCTCATTAAGACCTTCTCCAGAAAAGGAAATCTTAACAAAAGAATTTAAGTTAATGACCAAAAGGTTGTGGTATATTATTACTTGGCCATCTGCAATTTTAGCAGTATTGTTTGCTGTTTGGTTACTGGTATTGTTTCCTAATTGGTTGCAACAATCTTGGATGCATGTAAAACTAGGGTTTGTGCTATTACTTATTTTTTATCATATTAAAAATCATCAAATCTTCAAACAATTGCAACGAGATGAAATTAAATACACCTCTAAATTTATGCGTATTTGGAATGAAGGCGCGACTATTATTTTGTTTGCAGTTGTGTTTTTGGTCGTTTTAAAAAGTGCTTTTAGTTGGGTTTACGGAGTAGTAGGTATAATACTACTTGGTATATTGTTAATGTTAGGTATTAAGCTTTATAAGAAAATAAGAGATAAAAACCCTGATGCTTAA
- a CDS encoding AAA family ATPase, whose protein sequence is MSINNNHNDQKITSAFIDLLRKEGNKALSICLSLNNDDKFKSAIKTITDSEYKTTRYKFEHLLLKDLVKVYNTFALLHNSKSRIPAKVKFILIYLYEKLQGKDLSKTFDIEKLTKIPLSNQFDKNVDLIQELSFFQPKNELKPEYLSTLILSKINSNEFEAIASFLNRIALLMAQADGVVALNEEETLKSISEKINNPKISIENSIYNEVPQNDTLEKVLQELNELIGLEDIKSNVNDLINFLKVQKLREEKGLKTNQTSLHFVFMGPPGTGKTTVARMLGRIFKHLGYLKRGHLVETDRSGMVAGYVGQTAIKADEIITAATDGVLFIDEAYSLSSGGLNDFGSEAIEIILKRMEDLREKLVVVVAGYPDEMEIFIESNPGLQSRFNRYLNFNHYKPEALLDIFKLISEKSDFTLTDDAQEKLFEIITRVYDKRHKGFGNARTMRNLFEKIIERQANRVVSITNITEEILITITEEDIPEILKTVKEICVFEDQEN, encoded by the coding sequence ATGAGTATAAACAACAACCATAACGACCAAAAAATAACCTCTGCCTTTATTGACTTATTAAGAAAAGAGGGCAACAAAGCTTTGAGCATTTGTTTATCATTAAATAATGATGACAAGTTTAAGTCTGCTATAAAAACAATTACCGATTCTGAATATAAAACAACACGGTATAAGTTTGAACATTTATTACTGAAAGACCTTGTTAAGGTTTACAACACCTTTGCTTTACTGCACAATTCTAAATCAAGAATACCAGCCAAGGTAAAGTTTATCCTTATCTATTTATATGAAAAATTGCAAGGCAAAGACCTTTCTAAAACTTTTGATATAGAAAAACTAACTAAAATACCTTTATCAAATCAGTTTGATAAAAACGTTGACTTAATTCAAGAGCTTTCTTTTTTTCAACCTAAAAACGAGCTTAAACCAGAATATCTTTCAACATTAATCTTATCAAAAATAAATAGTAATGAATTTGAGGCAATTGCATCTTTTTTAAATAGAATTGCTCTTTTAATGGCTCAAGCTGATGGCGTTGTTGCATTAAATGAAGAAGAAACACTTAAATCTATTTCAGAAAAAATAAACAATCCTAAAATTAGTATTGAGAACTCCATTTACAATGAAGTTCCACAAAATGATACTCTAGAAAAAGTTTTACAGGAATTAAACGAATTGATTGGTTTAGAAGATATAAAAAGCAATGTAAACGATCTTATCAATTTTTTAAAGGTTCAAAAATTAAGAGAAGAAAAAGGTTTAAAAACAAACCAGACCTCGCTTCATTTTGTTTTCATGGGTCCTCCGGGGACAGGAAAAACTACAGTTGCTCGAATGCTCGGTCGAATATTTAAACACTTAGGCTATTTAAAAAGAGGACATTTGGTAGAAACTGATAGATCTGGTATGGTTGCAGGTTATGTAGGCCAAACAGCTATTAAGGCAGACGAAATTATAACTGCCGCTACTGATGGTGTTTTATTTATTGATGAAGCATATTCGCTTTCTTCTGGCGGATTAAATGATTTTGGGTCTGAAGCCATTGAAATCATCTTAAAAAGGATGGAAGATTTAAGAGAAAAGCTAGTGGTGGTAGTTGCGGGATATCCTGATGAGATGGAGATTTTTATAGAATCGAACCCTGGTTTACAATCTAGGTTTAATAGATATCTTAATTTCAATCACTATAAACCAGAAGCTTTATTAGACATCTTTAAATTAATTTCTGAAAAATCAGATTTTACCTTAACAGATGATGCACAAGAAAAGCTTTTTGAAATTATAACTAGAGTTTATGATAAACGCCATAAAGGTTTTGGTAATGCAAGAACAATGCGAAACCTTTTTGAGAAAATAATTGAAAGACAAGCCAATAGAGTTGTTTCTATTACAAACATTACTGAAGAAATTTTAATTACGATTACCGAAGAAGATATTCCTGAAATATTAAAAACAGTAAAAGAAATTTGCGTTTTTGAAGACCAAGAAAATTAA
- a CDS encoding TraB/GumN family protein: protein MPIRLLITFIFLLFFGQINAQEQNSLLWEISGNGLSKTSYLYGTMHVSKKIAFRLDDVFYEALNKSEVVALESDPNTWLDNEDNMGFGYGESFITTGFYTRPFTMSNPKKEEIAAYLGLEDQMINNILYRTDEYSQNFEEDTYLDMFIYQAGSKYLKPIVALEDLEESTTLVGRASFNSTKEKPAEWLQKKMQQQGALQLLQDAYRERNINLLDSIDQGMYTEHYLKNMLYVRNKNMVTMLDSIIQKSKVFTGIGAAHLPGKKGVISLLRQKGYTVKALQSKASKKGIKLKEQFEEKIKDNSYQIQSVDDNTFSLLLPNKLYPVAEFSNTFYISPDLANGSFFTANRIPTFSYLRKGQPYTIDDIDNLLFENIPGKIVEKNKIERNGYKGLDIKNILKNGESQRYQIFITPLEIIIFKMGGNGTYVKQFSDTVFNSIRFKKLENKPKIVSSVYKDFSVEMPSNYTFTNTNRNGTRLIQGFDSINNTYRFLKKITLHDYDFIEKDTFELKQIQKRFYQDLKLKEKYNSFKTNSLSSSATIDSLTNKKLHLFTEIDGENYYLLGIVTSNTEDSKRYFDSFKVKKPIYTEEFKKVKDTALFFTTVSPVKPPKFVVNSNGYNKKEIKDYNAFSKKTIYQNKNNEAIAVQVNKSHDLLMFTDIDSVWTLRKMLYVNKKYIISNETKQVSNDGNNELVLTLTDTASTRGILIKNISKGGLLYEIKAVIDTIKKPSKFVSEFFDNFKPTDTIIGKNILKDKTSIFFKALRNNDSIILNGYQLINFKKKDIDSLKFYVSEFQFKENQKNIQSYLIQRLAMIDDSKTTNFYSDFYQESYNNSSSQTKILQAVSNKKTQESVVELLNLMSKDLPLVSSNYEIYKIFKPYVDSLPLAKKLYPEILDFSTIEEYKSPIFSLLAKLKSKDYIKAKTYKKYRKQMLNDAKIQLKRELGKTTNYYEENSYYNDFIPFKQTSVLEDYIQLLHPFIKEKEVQLFFDRLDLIKNADLQTTKIALLAGTTSKPKTKEITSLAKNINSRNLLFTKLKKVDKLNFFPPEYKTQKLLAEAQLFSNKNYKKNIDSILFITERNIKFENKDYTAYAFKYRKNDDYDKNFSMYLAVYLSEGGLKDKPLYQNSGIRIEDTETDEEALNLVIEEFILKDRPRAEIYRPNQVDFYNYYDY from the coding sequence ATGCCAATTCGATTATTAATCACATTTATTTTTTTATTGTTTTTTGGACAAATAAACGCTCAAGAACAGAATAGTTTGCTTTGGGAAATATCAGGCAATGGGCTTTCTAAAACCTCGTATTTATACGGGACAATGCATGTTAGTAAAAAAATAGCTTTTCGGTTAGATGATGTTTTTTATGAAGCTTTAAACAAAAGCGAGGTTGTCGCACTAGAATCAGATCCTAATACATGGCTAGATAATGAAGATAATATGGGTTTTGGTTATGGCGAAAGCTTTATAACAACAGGCTTTTACACACGGCCTTTTACCATGTCTAACCCTAAAAAAGAGGAAATTGCAGCGTATTTAGGTTTAGAAGATCAGATGATTAATAATATTCTGTACCGTACAGATGAATATTCTCAAAATTTTGAAGAAGACACCTATTTAGATATGTTTATTTATCAAGCGGGTTCTAAATATCTAAAACCCATAGTTGCTTTAGAAGACTTAGAAGAATCTACAACGCTTGTAGGTAGAGCTAGTTTTAATAGCACAAAAGAAAAGCCTGCTGAATGGTTGCAGAAAAAAATGCAACAACAAGGTGCTCTTCAACTTTTACAAGACGCATACAGAGAACGAAATATAAACCTGTTAGATTCTATCGATCAAGGTATGTATACAGAGCATTATTTAAAAAATATGCTATATGTACGTAACAAAAACATGGTTACCATGTTAGATTCTATAATTCAAAAATCTAAAGTTTTTACAGGTATCGGAGCAGCACACTTGCCTGGCAAAAAAGGTGTAATATCTTTATTAAGACAAAAAGGATACACCGTTAAAGCTTTACAGTCTAAAGCCTCTAAAAAAGGGATTAAACTTAAAGAACAATTTGAAGAAAAAATTAAAGATAATAGCTATCAAATACAATCCGTAGATGATAATACTTTTTCACTACTATTACCAAATAAATTATACCCAGTTGCCGAGTTTTCTAATACATTTTACATATCGCCAGACTTGGCTAATGGTAGCTTTTTTACAGCTAATAGAATACCTACATTTTCATATTTAAGAAAAGGGCAGCCATATACGATTGATGATATAGACAACTTGTTATTTGAAAACATACCTGGTAAAATAGTAGAAAAAAATAAAATTGAAAGAAATGGATATAAGGGTTTAGATATTAAGAATATTTTGAAAAATGGTGAGTCCCAACGTTATCAAATATTCATCACTCCGTTAGAAATTATAATTTTTAAAATGGGTGGTAATGGCACATATGTAAAACAATTTTCTGATACTGTTTTTAATAGTATACGTTTTAAAAAATTAGAAAATAAGCCTAAAATTGTTTCTTCTGTCTACAAGGATTTTTCGGTAGAAATGCCTTCAAACTACACATTTACAAACACAAACAGGAACGGAACAAGATTAATCCAAGGCTTTGATTCTATAAATAATACTTATCGGTTTTTAAAGAAAATTACTCTACATGATTATGATTTTATAGAAAAAGACACATTCGAATTAAAGCAAATACAAAAAAGATTTTATCAAGATTTAAAACTTAAAGAAAAATATAATTCGTTTAAAACAAATAGCTTATCATCTTCAGCTACAATAGATAGTTTAACTAATAAAAAATTACATTTATTTACTGAAATTGATGGCGAAAATTATTATTTACTAGGAATAGTGACTAGTAACACAGAAGATTCTAAACGTTATTTCGATTCTTTTAAAGTAAAAAAACCTATTTATACCGAAGAGTTTAAAAAGGTAAAAGATACCGCTTTGTTTTTTACTACAGTATCACCTGTTAAACCTCCAAAATTTGTTGTAAACAGTAATGGCTATAATAAAAAGGAGATAAAAGATTATAATGCTTTTAGCAAAAAAACTATCTATCAGAATAAAAATAATGAAGCTATTGCCGTACAAGTAAACAAATCGCATGATCTTTTAATGTTCACAGATATAGACTCTGTATGGACCTTGAGAAAAATGCTTTATGTAAATAAAAAATATATCATCAGCAATGAAACAAAACAAGTTTCTAATGATGGAAATAATGAGTTAGTACTAACTCTAACTGATACAGCAAGTACACGAGGAATTTTAATTAAAAATATATCGAAAGGCGGTTTACTTTACGAAATTAAAGCTGTTATAGATACCATTAAAAAGCCAAGTAAATTTGTTTCTGAATTTTTTGATAATTTTAAACCCACTGATACAATTATCGGGAAAAACATATTAAAAGATAAGACCTCAATTTTTTTTAAAGCACTACGAAATAATGATTCAATTATATTAAATGGATATCAACTCATCAATTTTAAGAAAAAAGACATTGATTCTTTAAAGTTCTATGTTTCTGAATTTCAGTTTAAAGAGAATCAAAAAAACATACAATCATACTTGATTCAACGTTTAGCAATGATTGATGATTCTAAAACTACTAATTTCTATTCTGATTTTTATCAAGAATCATATAACAACTCGTCATCACAAACTAAAATTCTACAAGCAGTTTCTAACAAAAAAACTCAAGAGTCTGTTGTCGAGTTACTAAACCTTATGTCTAAAGATTTGCCTTTGGTTTCTAGCAATTATGAGATTTATAAAATTTTCAAACCCTATGTTGACAGTCTTCCTCTTGCAAAAAAACTATATCCTGAAATATTAGACTTTAGTACTATTGAAGAGTATAAATCTCCCATATTCTCTCTTTTAGCCAAACTCAAATCTAAAGACTACATTAAGGCTAAGACTTATAAAAAATATAGAAAACAGATGTTGAACGATGCCAAAATTCAATTAAAAAGAGAACTTGGCAAAACAACTAATTACTATGAAGAAAACTCATATTATAACGACTTTATCCCCTTTAAACAAACATCTGTATTAGAAGATTACATTCAATTATTACACCCATTTATAAAAGAAAAAGAAGTACAATTATTTTTTGACAGGTTAGATTTAATAAAAAATGCAGATTTACAAACTACAAAAATAGCTTTACTAGCCGGTACCACTAGTAAACCGAAAACTAAAGAGATAACGAGTTTAGCAAAAAATATAAATAGTAGAAATTTACTTTTTACAAAGCTTAAAAAAGTAGATAAGCTCAATTTTTTTCCGCCTGAATATAAGACGCAAAAATTACTTGCCGAAGCACAACTTTTTAGCAATAAAAATTATAAAAAAAATATTGATTCTATTCTTTTTATAACTGAAAGAAATATCAAATTTGAAAACAAAGACTATACAGCTTATGCTTTCAAATACAGGAAAAATGATGATTATGATAAAAATTTTTCAATGTATCTTGCTGTTTACCTGTCTGAAGGTGGTTTAAAAGACAAACCTTTATATCAAAATTCAGGTATTAGAATAGAAGATACTGAAACAGATGAAGAAGCTTTAAATTTAGTTATAGAAGAGTTTATTTTAAAAGATAGACCCCGTGCTGAAATTTACAGACCAAACCAAGTCGATTTTTATAATTATTATGACTATTAA
- a CDS encoding mechanosensitive ion channel family protein, which produces MLKNLTMNPSALLYLAVGIVIVLILQFITVQILRRYGKKSDYIIDKQGVKDVSRPVFLLLIGILTRVKLIHTNLGINELSYALKKTSTIIIIIAITWLLISILKIIKRKVIANYDVTAANNLRARKVYTQFNILERIVIFIIIILATGISLMSFESIREIGVSIFASAGVAGIILGLSAQKMIGSILAGIQIAISQPIKIDDVVVVEGEWGKIEEITLTYVVVNIWDKRRLILPTTYFIEKPFQNWTKTSSDILGTVFLYTDYNVPFDEIRKELTKILEDCDLWDGEVNNLQVTNSQPNSVEIRALVSAVDSPTAWDLRVHVREKLITFLQENYPESIARTRVNIKNLDALKNTTE; this is translated from the coding sequence ATGCTAAAAAACTTAACAATGAACCCTAGCGCATTACTGTATTTAGCAGTCGGAATTGTAATTGTATTAATACTTCAATTTATTACTGTTCAGATTCTTCGTAGATATGGAAAAAAATCTGATTACATAATAGATAAACAAGGCGTTAAAGATGTTAGTAGGCCGGTTTTTTTGTTGCTTATTGGAATTTTGACTCGTGTTAAATTGATACATACAAATTTAGGTATTAATGAATTATCGTATGCATTAAAAAAAACAAGCACAATCATTATTATAATTGCAATTACATGGCTTTTAATTTCAATTTTAAAAATTATTAAAAGAAAAGTTATCGCTAATTATGATGTAACAGCAGCCAACAACTTACGTGCTCGTAAAGTCTACACACAATTTAATATTTTAGAAAGAATCGTGATTTTCATCATTATTATTTTAGCTACTGGTATTAGCTTAATGAGTTTTGAAAGCATCCGTGAAATTGGTGTAAGTATATTTGCATCCGCAGGTGTTGCAGGTATAATTCTTGGTCTATCTGCTCAAAAAATGATTGGTAGTATACTCGCAGGAATACAAATTGCCATATCACAACCAATAAAAATTGATGATGTTGTTGTGGTTGAAGGTGAATGGGGAAAAATTGAAGAAATTACACTTACGTATGTTGTTGTTAATATTTGGGATAAAAGACGCCTAATTTTACCTACTACTTATTTTATTGAAAAACCTTTTCAGAACTGGACGAAAACATCTTCTGATATATTAGGAACTGTTTTTTTATACACAGATTACAATGTTCCATTTGATGAAATAAGAAAAGAACTAACAAAAATTTTAGAAGATTGCGATTTATGGGATGGAGAAGTTAACAATTTACAAGTAACAAACTCTCAACCAAATAGTGTTGAAATTAGAGCTTTAGTTAGCGCCGTAGACTCGCCCACTGCATGGGATTTAAGAGTGCATGTAAGAGAAAAATTAATTACATTTTTACAAGAAAATTACCCTGAAAGTATTGCTCGAACACGGGTAAATATTAAAAATTTAGATGCCCTTAAAAATACAACAGAATAA
- a CDS encoding MATE family efflux transporter: protein MPSVSANQLGSESIGKLLVKQAVPASIGILVMSLNVLVDSIFVGNWIGSIAIAAINVVLPVSFFIAALGMSVGIGGASIISRALGGNNKEKALKTFGNQIALTLFITIGMVILGLSYVDAIIPAFGGKGRIFEPAKIYYTIVLYGVPFLALCMMGNTVIRAEGKPKFAMIAMIIPSIGNLVMDYVFIYIFDWGMAGAAWATTIGYLLCFSYVFYFFVSKNSELKIGWHHLKFDFPVLKEISSLGFVTLARQATTSVVYLLMNNILFGLGGEAMVAVYAIIGRMLMFALFPVFGVTQGFLPIAGFNYGAKKYQRVRESIITAIKYAAIMATVVFIGLMLFPGEIASLFLSSKEGIPASELAVNAYVLKHTPTAMRLVFAATPIIALQLIGAAYFQAIGKAVPALLLTLTRQGFFFIPLIIILPKYFGELGVWLAFPIADVLATIITGYYLRKEMKRELS from the coding sequence ATGCCGAGTGTATCTGCTAATCAATTAGGGTCAGAGTCAATAGGTAAATTACTTGTTAAACAAGCCGTACCAGCATCTATTGGTATTTTGGTGATGTCTCTTAATGTATTAGTAGATTCTATTTTTGTAGGTAATTGGATTGGTTCTATAGCGATAGCAGCAATTAATGTAGTGTTACCTGTTTCATTTTTTATTGCAGCGCTTGGTATGTCTGTGGGTATTGGTGGGGCTAGTATTATTTCTAGAGCTTTAGGAGGTAATAATAAAGAAAAGGCTTTAAAAACATTTGGGAATCAAATAGCATTAACACTTTTTATAACCATCGGTATGGTTATCTTAGGGTTAAGCTATGTTGATGCTATTATTCCAGCGTTTGGCGGTAAAGGCCGCATATTTGAGCCAGCAAAAATCTATTATACTATTGTTTTGTATGGAGTTCCTTTTTTGGCACTTTGTATGATGGGGAATACGGTTATTAGAGCAGAGGGAAAGCCTAAATTTGCTATGATTGCTATGATTATTCCATCTATAGGAAACTTAGTGATGGATTATGTTTTCATTTACATTTTTGATTGGGGAATGGCTGGTGCCGCTTGGGCTACAACTATTGGGTATCTACTCTGTTTTTCTTATGTTTTTTACTTCTTCGTTTCAAAAAATTCTGAACTTAAAATAGGGTGGCATCACTTAAAATTTGATTTTCCAGTTCTAAAAGAAATTAGTTCTTTAGGCTTTGTAACCTTGGCAAGGCAAGCTACAACAAGTGTTGTGTATTTATTAATGAATAATATACTGTTCGGTTTAGGAGGAGAAGCTATGGTGGCAGTTTACGCTATCATTGGTCGTATGTTAATGTTTGCACTCTTTCCTGTGTTTGGTGTTACACAAGGCTTTTTACCTATTGCGGGGTTCAATTATGGTGCAAAAAAATACCAAAGGGTACGAGAAAGTATTATTACAGCAATTAAATATGCCGCGATTATGGCAACCGTTGTCTTTATTGGTTTAATGTTGTTTCCAGGAGAAATTGCATCATTGTTTTTGAGTTCTAAAGAAGGTATTCCAGCAAGTGAATTAGCTGTTAATGCTTATGTTTTAAAGCACACACCAACGGCAATGCGTTTAGTTTTTGCAGCAACTCCTATAATTGCATTACAATTAATTGGCGCAGCATATTTTCAAGCTATAGGAAAAGCGGTTCCTGCTCTTTTATTAACATTAACAAGGCAAGGTTTCTTTTTTATACCGTTAATTATAATTCTACCTAAGTATTTTGGCGAATTAGGGGTTTGGTTGGCGTTTCCTATTGCAGATGTATTAGCTACAATTATAACAGGGTATTACCTTAGAAAAGAAATGAAACGAGAATTAAGCTAA
- the hemH gene encoding ferrochelatase, with the protein MKGVLLVNLGSPESPTAKDVKPYLDEFLMDERVIDVNKVLRNIIVRGIILQTRPKKSAEAYSKIWWKEGSPLVVISERFTEKVRKHTKMPVALGMRYGKMTIKNALQELKDKGVDEVLLVPLYPHYAMSSFETVVVKAMEVKDEFFPNIKITTLPAFYKNPAYVKVLSESIADGLKGFDYDHILFSYHGIPERHIKKSDPTKFHCKIDGSCCKTNSVAHNTCYRHQCYDMTESVKAYLNLPEDKVSMSFQSRLPNDPWLKPYTDFEFERFPKEGKKKLVVITPAFVADCLETLEEIAMEGKEQFQEAGGGDYKHIPCLNDSDDWVEVMSKWVNDWEENGKLPA; encoded by the coding sequence ATGAAAGGAGTTTTACTAGTTAATTTAGGGTCACCAGAAAGCCCTACAGCAAAAGACGTTAAGCCATATTTAGATGAGTTTTTAATGGATGAGCGTGTTATTGATGTAAATAAAGTTTTAAGAAACATTATTGTTCGAGGAATTATATTACAAACACGACCAAAAAAATCAGCAGAAGCGTATTCTAAAATTTGGTGGAAAGAAGGTTCTCCTTTAGTAGTTATCTCTGAAAGATTTACTGAAAAAGTCCGTAAACATACTAAAATGCCTGTGGCATTAGGTATGCGTTATGGTAAAATGACTATTAAAAATGCTTTGCAAGAATTAAAAGATAAAGGTGTTGATGAAGTTCTTTTAGTGCCTTTATACCCTCATTACGCAATGTCTTCTTTTGAAACTGTAGTTGTAAAAGCTATGGAAGTAAAAGATGAATTTTTTCCAAACATTAAAATAACCACACTACCTGCGTTTTATAAAAATCCAGCGTACGTAAAAGTTTTATCAGAGAGTATAGCAGATGGTTTAAAAGGTTTTGATTACGATCATATTCTTTTTTCTTATCACGGAATTCCTGAAAGACATATTAAAAAATCAGATCCAACAAAATTTCACTGTAAAATAGATGGTAGTTGTTGCAAAACAAACTCTGTTGCTCATAATACGTGTTACCGTCACCAATGTTATGATATGACTGAAAGTGTTAAAGCATATTTAAACTTGCCAGAAGATAAGGTAAGCATGTCATTCCAATCTAGATTACCAAACGACCCTTGGCTTAAGCCTTATACTGATTTTGAGTTTGAACGTTTTCCGAAAGAAGGAAAGAAAAAACTAGTCGTTATTACTCCTGCATTTGTTGCTGATTGTTTAGAAACTTTGGAAGAAATTGCAATGGAAGGTAAAGAGCAGTTTCAAGAAGCAGGAGGAGGAGATTATAAGCATATTCCTTGTTTAAACGATAGCGATGATTGGGTAGAAGTAATGTCAAAATGGGTTAATGATTGGGAAGAAAACGGTAAGCTTCCCGCATAA